In one Kitasatospora cineracea genomic region, the following are encoded:
- a CDS encoding DUF6348 family protein, which yields MAWGSWWRGRSGTGPGAPGRSAEQPSAQAVLDAVADELSALHGERWRVEGPEVRGPGALAVRPDFSPDGDPDRWDLVFLADRDRPETAVPDRVPRIDGGDQDPVRRGVEVWASTTGAALIELVAHNGRFAGHLDPSDPDGLPGWHAIHGGVVGWGTGRHFHDVQDWLVRNPVLPALAPALGGDLGRDQLVGVQVHFGSGGAGRRVAEVRVHGEPHAAASAALAALDWPQVTEGEAYVRTFVLLVRRAGARPPADVRLRAAGRQ from the coding sequence ATGGCATGGGGATCATGGTGGCGCGGCCGGTCCGGCACCGGCCCGGGCGCGCCCGGCAGGAGTGCGGAACAGCCGTCCGCGCAGGCGGTGTTGGATGCGGTGGCGGACGAACTTTCCGCGCTGCACGGCGAACGGTGGCGGGTCGAGGGGCCGGAGGTGCGCGGTCCGGGCGCGCTGGCGGTCCGGCCGGACTTTTCTCCGGACGGAGACCCGGACCGGTGGGACCTGGTGTTCCTGGCCGACCGGGACCGGCCGGAGACCGCCGTCCCGGACCGGGTGCCCCGGATCGACGGCGGCGACCAGGACCCGGTGCGCCGGGGCGTCGAGGTGTGGGCGTCCACCACCGGCGCCGCGCTGATCGAACTCGTCGCCCACAACGGCCGGTTCGCCGGCCACCTGGACCCGTCCGACCCGGACGGCCTGCCCGGCTGGCACGCCATCCACGGCGGCGTGGTCGGCTGGGGCACCGGCCGGCACTTCCACGACGTGCAGGACTGGCTGGTCCGCAACCCCGTGCTGCCCGCCCTCGCCCCCGCCCTGGGCGGGGACCTCGGCCGGGACCAACTCGTCGGCGTCCAGGTGCACTTCGGCAGCGGCGGGGCGGGACGGCGGGTGGCCGAGGTGCGGGTGCACGGCGAGCCGCACGCCGCCGCGTCCGCGGCGCTCGCCGCCCTGGACTGGCCGCAGGTCACCGAGGGCGAAGCCTACGTGCGGACCTTCGTCCTGCTGGTGCGCCGGGCCGGGGCCCGGCCCCCGGCGGACGTCCGGCTCCGGGCGGCCGGACGGCAGTAG
- a CDS encoding transglycosylase SLT domain-containing protein, which translates to MGHHRMPDAVLGLGLAGAIAVGTLLPVSQAFANPSSHRTDAAAVTTADTAATQDANRDGGQTASRSETREPVQQQSQAPADQAAADRAAAEKAAADQAAAEKAAADQAAADKAAADKAAADQAAAEKAAADQAAAQQAAAPAKKTYANNLDGWIEEARDVLAANGKHVPSARAMHAAAIAESGGNPNAQNNWDSNAKKGTPSIGLTQVIMPTFKVYALPGHTDIRNPVDNLIASSQYCDARYGNMDNMAAARGYGAHWRGY; encoded by the coding sequence ATGGGACACCACCGCATGCCCGACGCCGTCCTCGGCCTCGGACTGGCCGGCGCCATCGCCGTGGGCACCCTGCTGCCCGTCTCCCAGGCGTTCGCCAACCCCTCGTCCCACCGCACCGACGCCGCCGCGGTCACCACCGCGGACACCGCTGCCACCCAGGACGCGAACCGCGACGGCGGCCAGACCGCCTCCCGCAGCGAGACCCGCGAGCCGGTCCAGCAGCAGAGCCAGGCCCCCGCGGACCAGGCCGCCGCCGACCGGGCTGCGGCGGAGAAGGCCGCGGCGGACCAGGCCGCTGCCGAGAAGGCCGCCGCCGACCAGGCCGCGGCGGACAAGGCCGCGGCGGACAAGGCCGCCGCCGACCAGGCCGCGGCGGAGAAGGCCGCTGCCGACCAGGCCGCCGCCCAGCAGGCCGCCGCCCCCGCGAAGAAGACCTACGCGAACAACCTGGACGGCTGGATCGAGGAGGCCCGCGACGTGCTGGCCGCCAACGGCAAGCACGTGCCGTCCGCGCGGGCGATGCACGCCGCGGCGATCGCCGAGTCCGGCGGCAACCCGAACGCCCAGAACAACTGGGACTCGAACGCCAAGAAGGGCACCCCGTCGATCGGCCTGACCCAGGTGATCATGCCGACCTTCAAGGTGTACGCGCTGCCCGGCCACACGGACATCCGCAACCCCGTGGACAACCTGATCGCCAGCTCGCAGTACTGCGACGCCCGCTACGGCAACATGGACAACATGGCCGCCGCCCGCGGCTACGGCGCCCACTGGCGCGGCTACTAG
- a CDS encoding response regulator transcription factor, whose protein sequence is MRVIVAEDSTLLREGLVRLLAEEGHRVVAAVGDAEALLAAVAADPPDVVVADIRMPPTHTDEGVRAAVRIRAEHPRVGVLVLSQHVERGYAAQLLAAGAERVGYLLKDRVAEVDEFLDALERVGGGGTVIDPEVVRRLVGRAEPADPSARLTPREREVLEALAEGLTNTAIAARLHLSLSAVEKYLGTLFDKLDLPRTGGYSRRVLAVLRHLGA, encoded by the coding sequence GTGCGCGTGATCGTCGCCGAGGACTCCACCCTGCTGCGCGAGGGCCTGGTCCGGCTGCTCGCCGAGGAGGGCCACCGGGTGGTCGCCGCCGTCGGCGACGCGGAGGCGCTGCTCGCCGCGGTCGCCGCCGACCCGCCGGACGTGGTGGTGGCGGACATCCGGATGCCGCCCACCCACACCGACGAGGGCGTCCGGGCGGCGGTACGGATCCGCGCCGAGCATCCGCGGGTGGGGGTGCTGGTGCTCTCCCAGCACGTCGAACGCGGTTACGCCGCCCAGCTGTTGGCCGCGGGCGCGGAGCGGGTCGGCTACCTGCTCAAGGACCGGGTCGCGGAGGTCGACGAGTTCCTGGACGCGTTGGAACGGGTCGGCGGGGGTGGTACCGTCATCGACCCCGAGGTGGTCCGCCGCCTGGTCGGCCGCGCCGAGCCCGCCGACCCGTCGGCCCGGCTCACCCCGCGCGAGCGCGAGGTGCTGGAGGCCCTCGCCGAGGGGCTCACCAACACCGCGATCGCGGCCCGGCTGCACCTCTCGCTCAGCGCCGTCGAGAAGTACCTGGGCACCCTCTTCGACAAGCTTGACCTCCCGCGGACCGGCGGCTACAGCCGCCGGGTGCTGGCGGTGCTGCGCCACCTGGGGGCGTGA
- a CDS encoding GuaB1 family IMP dehydrogenase-related protein, protein MRFLNDLKPAYDLTYDDVFMVPSRSAVGSRQGVDLSSNDGTGTTVPLVVANMTAIAGRRMAETVARRGGLVAIPQDIPIEVVSEVIGWVKQRHLVHDTALTLAPGDTVADALSLLPKRAHGALVVVEGGKPVGVVTEGDCQGVDRFTSLSEVMSRDLLLLDEGIDPRTAFDRLNEAHRKLAPVVAADGTLVGLLTRKNALRATLYTPAVDAAGRLRIAATVGINGDVAGRAKALLEAGADVLVVDTAHGHQESMISALRAVRGLDPQVPIVAGNVVSADGVRDLVEAGADILKVGVGPGAMCTTRMMTGVGRPQFSAVLECAAEARRLGKHVWADGGVRHPRDVAMALAAGASNVMVGSWFAGTLESPGDLQTTADGRQYKESFGMASARAVRNRTSDESAYDRARKGLFEEGISTSRMFIDPARPGVEDLIDSIVAGVRSSCTYAGAASLEEFHDKAIVGIQSAAGYAEGKPLHSSWV, encoded by the coding sequence ATGCGCTTCCTGAACGACCTCAAGCCCGCGTACGACCTCACGTACGACGACGTCTTCATGGTCCCCAGCCGGTCCGCGGTGGGCTCCCGGCAGGGTGTCGATCTCTCCTCCAACGACGGGACGGGGACCACCGTCCCGCTGGTGGTGGCGAACATGACCGCGATCGCCGGGCGCCGGATGGCCGAGACGGTGGCCCGCCGCGGCGGGCTGGTGGCGATCCCGCAGGACATCCCGATCGAGGTCGTCTCCGAGGTGATCGGCTGGGTCAAGCAGCGGCACCTGGTGCACGACACCGCGCTGACCCTCGCCCCCGGCGACACCGTCGCCGACGCGCTCTCGCTGCTGCCCAAGCGCGCGCACGGCGCGCTGGTCGTGGTCGAGGGCGGCAAGCCTGTCGGCGTGGTCACCGAGGGCGACTGCCAGGGCGTGGACCGGTTCACCAGCCTGTCCGAGGTGATGTCCCGCGACCTGCTGCTGCTGGACGAGGGCATCGACCCGCGCACCGCCTTCGACCGCCTCAACGAGGCGCACCGCAAGCTCGCCCCCGTGGTCGCCGCCGACGGCACCCTGGTCGGCCTCCTGACCCGGAAGAACGCGCTGCGCGCCACCCTCTACACCCCCGCGGTGGACGCCGCGGGCCGGCTGCGGATCGCCGCCACCGTCGGCATCAACGGCGACGTGGCCGGCCGGGCCAAGGCGCTGCTGGAGGCCGGGGCGGACGTGCTGGTGGTGGACACCGCGCACGGCCACCAGGAGTCGATGATCAGCGCGCTGCGCGCGGTGCGCGGCCTCGACCCGCAGGTGCCGATCGTCGCGGGCAACGTGGTCTCCGCCGACGGCGTGCGCGACCTGGTCGAGGCGGGCGCCGACATCCTCAAGGTCGGTGTCGGCCCCGGCGCCATGTGCACCACCCGGATGATGACCGGCGTCGGCCGCCCGCAGTTCTCCGCCGTCCTGGAGTGCGCCGCCGAGGCCCGCCGCCTGGGCAAGCACGTCTGGGCGGACGGCGGCGTGCGCCACCCGCGCGACGTGGCGATGGCGCTGGCCGCCGGCGCCTCCAACGTGATGGTCGGCTCCTGGTTCGCGGGCACCCTGGAGTCGCCCGGCGACCTGCAGACCACCGCCGACGGCCGCCAGTACAAGGAGAGCTTCGGCATGGCCTCGGCCCGCGCCGTGCGCAACCGCACCTCCGACGAGTCGGCCTACGACCGGGCCCGCAAGGGCCTGTTCGAGGAGGGCATCTCCACCTCCCGGATGTTCATCGACCCGGCCCGCCCCGGCGTCGAGGACCTGATCGACTCGATCGTCGCGGGCGTCCGCTCCTCCTGCACCTACGCGGGCGCGGCCAGCCTGGAGGAGTTCCACGACAAGGCGATCGTGGGCATCCAGAGCGCGGCCGGCTACGCCGAGGGCAAGCCGCTGCACTCCAGCTGGGTCTGA
- a CDS encoding VTT domain-containing protein has product MLLLETAAPAAGQAPTEGLAGWAAGLVETFGGPGAGLAVALENLFPPLPSEVILPLTGFAAGRGTLGLPAALGWTTAGSVAGVLALYLPGAFFGRERMHALWARLPLVRPADLERTEAWFARHGTKAVLLGRMVPVFRSPVSVPAGVERMPLPRFTGLTAVGSLTWNGMLITAGHLLGDRWDAVEQYVGLLALEAVRGSLGWADLAGQVLLGGVLLFLAVQGLVSLAALEARLGRDCFGPSEAELLRLRVAELADSRAAVLRAVDAERRRIERDLHDGVQQRLVALRLLLARAGRGTDPGRTAELLAQAHRESGELLTELREVAWRVHPSALDTLGLDEALAGLAARTALPLRIRCALPGPLPQAVRTAAYFVVSECVTNAAKHSGAAAVEVRVEAVGARLTVEVGDDGAGGADPDGGGLAGLRARVAALDGTLRVHSPRGGPTLVTAELPCA; this is encoded by the coding sequence GTGCTGCTGCTGGAAACCGCGGCTCCTGCCGCCGGGCAGGCGCCGACCGAGGGGCTCGCGGGGTGGGCGGCCGGGTTGGTGGAGACGTTCGGGGGGCCGGGGGCGGGGTTGGCCGTCGCGCTGGAGAACCTCTTTCCGCCGCTGCCCAGTGAGGTGATCCTGCCGTTGACGGGTTTCGCGGCCGGGCGCGGCACGCTCGGCCTGCCCGCGGCGCTCGGCTGGACCACGGCCGGTTCGGTGGCGGGGGTGCTCGCGCTCTACCTGCCGGGTGCGTTCTTCGGGCGGGAGCGGATGCACGCGCTGTGGGCCCGGTTGCCGCTGGTGCGGCCCGCGGACCTGGAGCGGACCGAGGCGTGGTTCGCCCGGCACGGGACCAAGGCGGTGCTGTTGGGCCGGATGGTGCCGGTCTTCCGCAGTCCGGTCTCGGTCCCGGCCGGGGTGGAGCGGATGCCGCTGCCGCGGTTCACCGGGCTCACCGCCGTCGGCAGCCTGACCTGGAACGGGATGCTGATCACCGCCGGACACCTGCTCGGCGACCGCTGGGACGCGGTCGAGCAGTACGTCGGGCTGCTGGCGCTCGAGGCGGTGCGCGGCTCGCTCGGCTGGGCCGACCTGGCCGGGCAGGTGCTGCTCGGCGGGGTGCTGCTGTTCCTGGCCGTCCAGGGCCTGGTCTCGCTGGCCGCGCTGGAGGCCCGGCTGGGCCGGGACTGCTTCGGCCCGTCCGAGGCCGAACTGCTTCGCCTGCGGGTCGCCGAACTCGCCGACAGCCGCGCCGCGGTCCTGCGCGCGGTGGACGCCGAGCGCCGCCGGATCGAACGCGACCTGCACGACGGCGTCCAGCAGCGCCTGGTCGCGCTGCGCCTGCTGCTGGCCCGGGCCGGCCGCGGCACCGACCCGGGGCGCACCGCGGAGCTGCTCGCCCAGGCCCACCGGGAGTCCGGCGAACTGCTCACCGAACTGCGCGAGGTCGCCTGGCGGGTGCACCCCTCCGCGCTCGACACCCTCGGCCTGGACGAGGCGCTGGCCGGTCTGGCCGCCCGCACCGCGCTGCCGCTGCGGATCCGCTGCGCGCTGCCCGGCCCGCTGCCGCAGGCGGTTCGCACCGCGGCGTACTTCGTGGTCAGCGAGTGCGTGACCAACGCCGCCAAGCACTCCGGCGCGGCCGCCGTGGAGGTCCGGGTCGAGGCGGTCGGGGCGCGGCTGACCGTGGAGGTCGGCGACGACGGCGCCGGCGGCGCCGACCCGGACGGCGGCGGCCTGGCCGGGCTGCGGGCCCGGGTCGCCGCGCTCGACGGCACCCTGCGCGTCCACAGCCCCCGCGGGGGCCCCACCCTCGTCACCGCGGAGCTGCCGTGCGCGTGA
- a CDS encoding nucleotide triphosphate diphosphatase NUDT15: protein MTDARHQDVLHQDARAPLGTHPLPPLVGAGVIVPTGDGRVLIGRRTTAGEPPTWSLPGGKVDHPGESFEAAAARELAEETGIVLPAEEMRVLAVLLDHELGRTRVTAAVLAPPSLAGALVTEPHACAGWERVALDALPEPMFYPSAQVLAAWLPDYRAPGGTWRYPAPPQGS, encoded by the coding sequence GTGACGGACGCGCGGCACCAGGACGTTCTGCACCAGGACGCTCGGGCCCCGCTCGGGACGCACCCGTTGCCGCCGCTGGTCGGCGCGGGCGTGATCGTGCCGACCGGGGACGGGCGGGTGCTGATCGGGCGGCGCACCACCGCCGGGGAGCCGCCGACCTGGAGCCTGCCCGGCGGCAAGGTCGACCACCCCGGCGAGTCCTTCGAGGCGGCCGCCGCACGGGAGTTGGCCGAGGAGACCGGCATCGTGCTGCCCGCCGAGGAGATGCGGGTGCTGGCGGTGCTGCTCGACCACGAGCTGGGCCGCACCCGGGTGACGGCGGCGGTGCTGGCCCCGCCGAGCCTGGCCGGGGCGCTGGTGACCGAGCCGCACGCCTGCGCCGGCTGGGAGCGCGTCGCCCTGGACGCGCTCCCCGAGCCGATGTTCTACCCGTCCGCACAGGTCCTGGCGGCCTGGCTGCCGGACTACCGGGCCCCCGGCGGCACCTGGCGCTACCCGGCGCCCCCGCAGGGATCCTGA
- a CDS encoding AEC family transporter: MEALVSAFAPIWALTAVGWLAGRTGLLGADAEAVLGRFVFHVSMPAALFTVVARTDLASFADRWVLAFAAGTLVASVLGLAAGLRAERSTTERTVAVMAAGYVNSGNLGIPVAAQVLGSASFAAPVLLFQVLLVTPVLLTVLDASTGTAPPSSAARLRRLAMLPLRNPVILGAGLGALFSAEGWHLPGPLAHSADLLGAAAVPTALVTLGLSLHTPPGTAAQRPDRGELGVAVLVKTVGQPLAALAVGALLLHLRGPQLRAAVLMSALPTAQNVYVYARLYGAAPVLARSAVLASTVLSMLTLSVIAWSLGGG, translated from the coding sequence GTGGAGGCATTGGTCTCGGCGTTCGCGCCGATCTGGGCACTGACGGCGGTCGGGTGGCTGGCCGGGCGGACGGGGCTGCTGGGGGCGGACGCCGAGGCGGTGCTCGGCCGGTTCGTGTTCCACGTCTCGATGCCGGCCGCGCTGTTCACCGTGGTGGCGCGCACCGACCTGGCGTCCTTCGCCGACCGCTGGGTGCTGGCGTTCGCCGCCGGGACGCTGGTCGCGTCGGTGCTGGGCCTGGCGGCCGGGCTGCGGGCCGAGCGCAGCACCACCGAGCGGACGGTGGCGGTGATGGCGGCGGGCTACGTGAACTCCGGCAACCTCGGCATCCCGGTCGCGGCGCAGGTGCTCGGCAGCGCCTCGTTCGCGGCGCCGGTGCTGCTGTTCCAGGTGCTGCTGGTCACACCGGTGCTGCTGACCGTGCTGGACGCGTCCACCGGCACCGCCCCGCCCAGCTCGGCCGCCCGGCTGCGGCGGCTGGCGATGCTGCCGCTGCGCAACCCGGTGATCCTCGGCGCCGGTCTGGGCGCGCTGTTCTCCGCCGAGGGCTGGCACCTGCCGGGGCCGCTGGCGCACTCGGCGGACCTGCTGGGCGCGGCGGCCGTCCCGACCGCGCTGGTCACCCTCGGGCTGTCGCTGCACACCCCGCCGGGCACGGCGGCGCAGCGCCCGGACCGGGGCGAGCTGGGCGTCGCGGTGCTGGTGAAGACGGTCGGGCAGCCGCTGGCCGCGCTGGCGGTCGGCGCGCTGCTGCTGCACCTGCGGGGGCCGCAGCTGCGGGCGGCGGTGCTGATGTCGGCGCTGCCGACCGCGCAGAACGTGTACGTGTACGCGCGGCTGTACGGGGCGGCGCCGGTGCTGGCCCGCTCGGCGGTGCTGGCGTCGACGGTGCTGTCGATGCTGACGCTGTCGGTCATCGCCTGGTCACTGGGCGGCGGTTGA
- a CDS encoding SDR family NAD(P)-dependent oxidoreductase codes for MTNQQSGPGSAPVEDDTDYGKGIDPDRLELCLSVLAELDGIHVDHPDAIRVRLAVGGLFRTLKQRRRQETRARKTANDRAVTARTATGAAGRIDDETAGVFGLSTETTTELAGILERPRSCYTCKQRYVEVDAFYHQLCRSCAALNRSRRHARADLTGKRALLTGGRAKIGMYIALCLLRDGAHTTITTRFPNDAIRRFTAMPDSAEWIHRLKIVGIDLRDPAQVMALADEVAADGPLDILINNAAQTVRRSPGAYRELVAAESAPLPAGALPASTVIGRFGSGAVDVPALPGQNRGEQPSVSAEEVTSLALVTGSASPERIAAGTAIDAGGLVPDLADTNSWVQTVSEVGPIELLEVQLCNSTAPFILISQLRPALAASSARRKYVVNVSAMEGVFERGYKGSGHPHTNMAKAALNMLTRTSAQEMFETDGILMTAVDTGWITDERPHPEKMRLHEEGFHAPLDLVDGAARVYDPIVRGESGEDLYGCFLKDYQKGKW; via the coding sequence GTGACGAACCAGCAGAGCGGGCCGGGCAGCGCCCCGGTCGAGGACGACACCGACTACGGCAAGGGCATCGATCCCGACCGCCTGGAGCTGTGCCTGAGCGTGCTCGCCGAGCTGGACGGGATCCACGTCGACCACCCGGACGCGATCCGGGTCCGGCTGGCGGTCGGCGGTCTCTTCCGCACCCTGAAGCAGCGCCGCCGCCAGGAGACCCGGGCCCGCAAGACCGCCAACGACCGCGCGGTGACGGCGCGGACCGCGACGGGCGCGGCGGGCCGGATCGACGACGAGACGGCGGGCGTGTTCGGGCTGAGCACCGAGACCACCACCGAGCTGGCCGGCATCCTGGAGCGCCCGCGCTCCTGCTACACCTGCAAGCAGCGGTACGTCGAGGTGGACGCGTTCTACCACCAGCTGTGCCGCAGCTGCGCGGCGCTGAACCGCTCGCGCCGGCACGCCCGGGCCGACCTGACCGGCAAGCGGGCGCTGCTGACCGGCGGCCGCGCCAAGATCGGCATGTACATCGCGCTGTGCCTGCTGCGCGACGGCGCGCACACCACGATCACCACCCGCTTCCCGAACGACGCGATCCGCCGCTTCACCGCGATGCCGGACAGCGCCGAGTGGATCCACCGCCTGAAGATCGTCGGCATCGACCTGCGCGACCCGGCGCAGGTGATGGCGCTGGCCGACGAGGTCGCCGCGGACGGCCCGCTGGACATCCTGATCAACAACGCGGCGCAGACCGTCCGCCGCTCCCCCGGGGCGTACCGGGAGCTGGTGGCGGCCGAGTCGGCGCCGCTGCCGGCCGGGGCGCTGCCCGCCTCCACGGTGATCGGCCGGTTCGGCTCGGGCGCGGTGGACGTGCCGGCGCTGCCGGGGCAGAACCGCGGCGAGCAGCCGTCGGTGAGCGCCGAGGAGGTCACCTCGCTGGCCCTGGTGACGGGTTCGGCCTCGCCGGAGCGGATCGCGGCCGGGACGGCGATCGACGCGGGCGGCCTGGTGCCGGACCTGGCGGACACCAACAGCTGGGTGCAGACCGTCTCCGAGGTCGGCCCGATCGAGCTGCTGGAGGTGCAACTGTGCAACTCCACCGCCCCGTTCATCCTGATCTCGCAGCTGCGCCCGGCGCTGGCCGCGTCCTCCGCGCGCCGCAAGTACGTGGTCAACGTGTCGGCGATGGAGGGCGTCTTCGAGCGCGGCTACAAGGGCTCGGGCCACCCGCACACCAACATGGCCAAGGCCGCGCTGAACATGCTGACCCGCACCAGCGCGCAGGAGATGTTCGAGACCGACGGCATCCTGATGACCGCGGTGGACACCGGCTGGATCACCGACGAGCGCCCGCACCCGGAGAAGATGCGCCTGCACGAGGAGGGTTTCCACGCCCCGCTCGACCTGGTGGACGGCGCGGCCCGGGTCTACGACCCGATCGTCCGGGGCGAGTCGGGCGAGGACCTGTACGGTTGCTTCCTGAAGGACTACCAGAAGGGCAAGTGGTGA